The Xylocopa sonorina isolate GNS202 chromosome 17, iyXylSono1_principal, whole genome shotgun sequence genome includes a region encoding these proteins:
- the LOC143431125 gene encoding uncharacterized protein LOC143431125 isoform X3: MVKNNGKLEQNNDESKSLSTELFPWILEFSKMCSHIHTEKSMTSLTKLMQFYVRNVSVSINECYTRPLRAAKLKDSISDTLMLFLYIYRDLSEDRDRSSYLNNMSNLLAFYIDMELKASRKSNEDHDKIYARLTSCLYVYLEHSTEHLLDTLIKVQFMCHNYHHILDPVIMKIIKNIPTHPESSIMYIRYFFIYCLWRKINENVAVKNQITAAAIASLGPLPSTFSPSLVEDVLPKVPKSQPNSTKALLQHKFDIKKHCEMFVKYCRESNGCVRQKDGPATSSSRINSELAQQENTANKDVEHVDNNVNSIISDETKQNESISLLKSFKPSNLEEKTSFKPLETFSNNISTKHVNPKTVKSNKIRLQKKCKKSNEIIIIDLTSDTVLTKCIKKRNSRKLPWLEEAKRRIDLKIVKTSQKKRKQKNVNHTHPSNTTSQSASHQSEDSSQLVSATRNIREKNESKVCRAVTTIEEGEDKMEIDKQPITCTENLRKPTESCVTVTKVNTNEVDIKASTVTSKAVLTEILPQSNQVSNISDTTANSNCLSNGDISSIQSDEKENDRFNKQTVIKRLIETDVFLEPEARERVESFTKVCDLETECPDVNSTTICTQYDSKDSSVNSNRSNFNVTNDDRTDRITLSRTDVELELNDQSVSDNGTLNVCLNETVCKSDCADKMVNSTVKSNELINAQSNDNNDVTIIEMARSVHASPVQDILNHEEKQQSMRVENSVMEEQFQSQIKSKSSKCTNGVRNEFCPQTELEICNYKKINKNIGENKSSIANIRESIFESHSMDKEDISNTVRVMCPNKNTENNENSCIDTNFRKPVEDIIDGKYDSNFGEYVNKEAAPCEYDRTLQVSPEVTSKEHDNLYKIIEEKNMYNIAENKYIVQDSELQDNIDGLSLLASVSQHVSHLKPGSDVKCDQIKVKDYATLRYSCYNQITDDEADTNDSSNTVSQMLENPSTDVINRIVGIYPESGLDKVTLRVEVTSDKAESGNGDNDLCKVVSHPEANVNYDVDAVTHNLALIENNVQTTKENTNVILNGETVVLLQKSPNSNLYIINKAAENSKDHNSDEEINRLKEKSWIFPSEECGQFEAVTSLEHTSYNLELIPYSKELSCQESKYSTVRGKGIKVEPEDSNFSDVKSYSKKVPLPTDMLSINSQMYQDVNIMSKPVDKRIPSKSNLAFRQNIKQEFNSIPNHIASNCAIPGCNGIHTHEVDAQHPIHIAATHPNTLPSICGNCAGNGDLCIPYHKHCTSVSCSLQINATTSLHSHGKSSSPCGRSRCSCLNCTYDIVAHCRQCMHPPTDTHVSCIESAPYFLPTHSSVQSPAVQERDRAKSDAVIDKLCDDQLLRKLEKDLLQNSTLEKLDVQCDSEKIFNKDAKIKLPLKKRWKAHAMAYGEMVKSEYELPLSKKEETRSGYHCSSSLVRRDYYKDVHVGGSHPNHTKENTRKIERQFRLANDQSDNTMCQESCLQRSVKTPVQQKEINLSNMNALKRFKIESIEQEGTYKKVNKTQAPLRQRRSSKRNVPKVNYSYTDVDPEWNPSGESKRKRKKTSR, from the exons ATGGTTAAAAACAATGGGAAACTAGAACAGAATAACGATGAATCAAAGTCATTAAGTACTGAATTATTTCCTTGGATCTTAGAGTTTAGTAAAATGTGCAGCCATATACATACTGAAAAAAGTATGACATCTTTAACAAAACTTATGCAATTTTATGTGAG AAATGTAAGCGTCAGTATAAATGAGTGTTATACAAGGCCCTTGAGAGCAGCAAAATTAAAAGATTCTATTAGTGACACCTTAATGTTATTCTTGTATATTTATCGTGATCTTTCTGAG GATCGTGATAGGTCCAGTTATTTAAATAACATGTCGAACTTATTAGCATTCTACATAGATATGGAATTAAAAGCATCTAGGAAGAGCAACGAGGATCATGATAAAATTTATGCCAGACTTACTTCTTGCCTTTATGTTTATCTAG AACATTCCACTGAACATTTATTAGATACTTTGATCAAAGTACAATTTATGTGTCACAATTACCATCATATTTTAGATCCAGTTATAAT gaaaataataaaaaatattcccACGCATCCAGAgtcaagtatcatgtatatacgTTACTTTTTTATTTATTGTTTGTGGAGAAAAATAAACGAAAATGTGGCTGTTAAGAATCAAATAACTGCTGCTGCAATCGCATCTCTGGGGCCATTGCCATCCACGTTCTCGCCGAGTCTAGTAGAAGATGTATTGCCGAAAGTGCCAAAGAGTCAACCAAATTCTACAAAAGCTCTATTGCAGCATAAATTTGATATAAAGAAGCACTGTGAAATGTTTGTAAAATACTGCAGAGAAAGTAACGGATGTGTACGCCAGAAGGACGGACCTGCAACTTCGTCCAGTAGAATTAATTCGGAATTG GCTCAGCAGGAAAATACGGCTAATAAAGATGTAGAACATGTAGATAATAacgtaaattcaattatatcagATGAAACTAAACAGAATgaatctatttctttgctaaaaTCTTTTAAGCCTTCAAATTTGGAAGAGAAAACTAGTTTTAAACCTTTAGAGACATTTTCGAATAATATTTCTACGAAACACGTTAATCCTAAAACAGTTAAATCAAATAAAATTCGCttgcaaaaaaaatgtaaaaagtCCAATGAAATCATTATTATCGATTTGACCAGCGATACTGTACTCACAAAGTGTATAAAAAAAAGGAACTCTAGGAAATTACCGTGGTTGGAAGAAGCGAAAAGGAGGATCGACCTGAAGATAGTGAAAACATCACAGAAGAAGAGGAAGCAGAAGAATGTCAATCACACGCATCCATCGAATACAACTTCACAGAGTGCTAGTCATCAGTCGGAAGATTCGTCTCAATTGGTATCAGCCACTAGGAACATCCGCGAGAAAAATGAATCGAAAGTATGCCGGGCAGTCACCACCATTGAAGAGGGTGAAGATAAAATGGAAATTGACAAGCAGCCGATAACTTGTACAGAGAACCTAAGGAAACCGACCGAAAGTTGCGTTACTGTTACGAAAGTCAATACTAACGAAGTAGATATTAAAGCGTCTACGGTGACCAGTAAAGCGGTTTTAACTGAGATACTCCCACAATCGAATCAAGTATCAAACATTTCGGACACTACTGCGAATAGTAATTGTTTAAGTAATGGGGATATTTCGAGTATACAGAGCGATGAAAAGGAGAACGATAGATTTAATAAACAAACTGTGATCAAGCGACTGATAGAGACAGACGTTTTCTTGGAGCCTGAAGCACGCGAAAGAGTTGAAAGTTTTACAAAAGTCTGTGATCTAGAAACAGAATGCCCAGATGTAAATAGTACCACAATATGTACACAATATGATTCCAAAGATAGCTCTGTTAATTCTAATCGTTCTAACTTTAATGTAACTAACGATGATAGAACTGACAGAATAACGTTGTCGAGAACGGACGTGGAGCTCGAACTAAATGATCAGAGCGTCTCGGACAACGGGACATTAAATGTTTGTTTGAATGAAACAGTTTGTAAATCTGACTGCGCTGACAAGAtggttaattctacagttaaaTCCAATGAATTAATTAACGCGCAAAGTAACGATAACAATGATGTGACTATTATTGAAATGGCAAGGAGCGTGCACGCGTCTCCTGTTCAGGATATATTGAATCACGAAGAGAAGCAACAATCAATGCGCGTCGAAAATTCAGTAATGGAAGAGCAGTTTCAATCGCAAATAAAGTCGAAATCATCAAAATGTACAAACGGAGTGAGAAACGAATTCTGCCCGCAGACAGAATTGGAGATTTGTAATTACAAGAAGATAAACAAGAATATAGGAGAAAATAAATCAAGCATCGCTAATATTAGagaatctattttcgaatctcaTTCTATGGATAAGGAAGATATTTCTAATACTGTTCGTGTAATGTGCCCGAATAAAAATACTGAGAATAACGAAAATTCTTGTATCGATACGAATTTTAGAAAGCCTGTAGAAGATATAATAGACGGCAAATACGATAGTAATTTCGGCGAGTACGTTAATAAGGAAGCTGCTCCCTGTGAATATGACAGAACGTTACAAGTGTCGCCGGAAGTAACATCGAAGGAGCATGATAATTTATACAAAATAATAGAGGAAAAGAACATGTACAATATTGCGGAAAATAAATATATAGTTCAAGATTCCGAGTTACAAGACAATATCGATGGTCTGTCGTTGTTAGCTAGCGTTTCACAGCACGTGTCTCATTTGAAGCCCGGGTCGGACGTGAAATGTGACCAAATAAAGGTGAAAGATTATGCAACTCTGAGGTATTCTTGTTACAATCAAATTACCGACGACGAAGCAGATACCAATGATTCGTCGAACACCGTTTCTCAGATGCTTGAGAATCCATCCACGGACGTAATCAACAGAATTGTTGGCATCTATCCCGAAAGCGGGTTAGATAAAGTGACGCTACGCGTGGAAGTAACATCTGACAAAGCAGAGAGTGGAAACGGCGATAACGATTTGTGCAAAGTAGTTTCCCATCCGGAGGCGAACGTAAATTACGACGTAGACGCGGTGACACACAATTTGGCTCTCATAGAGAATAACGTGCAGACCACGAAGGAGAACACGAATGTGATACTCAATGGCGAAACCGTGGTTTTATTGCAAAAGTCTCCAAACAGTAATTTGTACATCATAAATAAGGCGGCCGAGAACTCGAAGGATCATAACAGCGATGAAGAGATCAACAGGTTAAAAGAGAAGAGTTGGATATTTCCATCCGAGGAGTGTGGACAGTTCGAAGCCGTAACTTCCTTGGAACACACATCGTATAATTTGGAATTAATACCGTACAGTAAAGAATTATCGTGTCAAGAGAGTAAATACTCTACGGTGCGCGGTAAAGGAATCAAGGTAGAACCCGAGGACAGCAATTTCTCAGACGTGAAATCGTATTCGAAGAAAGTACCCTTGCCAACTGATATGCTCTCTATTAATTCGCAGATGTACCAGGATGTGAACATAATGAGCAAGCCGGTGGACAAGAGGATACCGTCGAAGTCGAATCTGGCGTTTCGACAGAACATCAAACAAGAGTTTAACAGTATCCCAAATCACATCGCCTCGAACTGCGCGATTCCGGGATGCAATGGGATACACACGCACGAAGTTGACGCTCAACATCCCATACACATTGCCGCGACGCATCCCAACACCTTGCCATCGATTTGCGGAAATTGTGCTGGCAACGGGGACCTGTGCATACCATATCATAAGCATTGCACGTCAGTGTCGTGCAGTTTGCAAATAAACGCCACCACTTCCCTACATTCCCACGGGAAGTCGAGCAGCCCGTGCGGTAGATCGCGTTGCTCGTGTTTAAACTGCACCTACGATATCGTCGCGCACTGCAGACAGTGCATGCATCCGCCTACAGATACCCACGTGTCTTGCATCGAAAGTGCTCCGTATTTTTTGCCAACGCATTCGTCAGTACAAAGCCCCGCCGTCCAGGAGCGTGACAGAGCGAAGAGCGACGCCGTCATCGACAAATTATGCGACGATCAATTATTGCGTAAGTTAGAAAAGGACCTCTTGCAGAACAGCACGTTGGAGAAGCTCGACGTGCAGTGCGACTCGGAGAAGATATTCAATAAGGACGCGAAGATCAAGTTGCCCTTGAAAAAGAGGTGGAAAGCGCACGCCATGGCGTACGGCGAGATGGTGAAGTCCGAATACGAACTACCCCTCTCGAAGAAAGAGGAAACACGCAGCGGGTATCATTGCAGTTCCAGTTTGGTGAGAAGAGATTACTATAAGGACGTGCACGTTGGCGGCTCTCATCCGAATCACACgaaggagaatacgaggaagaTTGAGCGTCAATTTCGATTAGCGAACGATCAGTCCGATAATACAATGTGCCAAGAGTCTTGTCTTCAGAGGTCGGTTAAAACGCCCGTGCAACAGAAGGAGATCAATTTATCGAACATGAACGCGTTAAAGCGTTTCAAGATAGAATCAATAGAGCAGGAAGGAACGTACAAAAAGGTAAATAAAACACAAGCGCCTTTACGACAAAGGAGAAGCTCAAAAAGAAACGTTCCTAAAGTAAATTATTCTTACACCGATGTCGATCCAGAATGGAATCCGTCCGGTGAGTCAAAACGTAAACGCAAAAAGACTAGTCGATGA
- the LOC143431125 gene encoding uncharacterized protein LOC143431125 isoform X4, which produces MLFLYIYRDLSEDRDRSSYLNNMSNLLAFYIDMELKASRKSNEDHDKIYARLTSCLYVYLEHSTEHLLDTLIKVQFMCHNYHHILDPVIMKIIKNIPTHPESSIMYIRYFFIYCLWRKINENVAVKNQITAAAIASLGPLPSTFSPSLVEDVLPKVPKSQPNSTKALLQHKFDIKKHCEMFVKYCRESNGCVRQKDGPATSSSRINSELAQQENTANKDVEHVDNNVNSIISDETKQNESISLLKSFKPSNLEEKTSFKPLETFSNNISTKHVNPKTVKSNKIRLQKKCKKSNEIIIIDLTSDTVLTKCIKKRNSRKLPWLEEAKRRIDLKIVKTSQKKRKQKNVNHTHPSNTTSQSASHQSEDSSQLVSATRNIREKNESKVCRAVTTIEEGEDKMEIDKQPITCTENLRKPTESCVTVTKVNTNEVDIKASTVTSKAVLTEILPQSNQVSNISDTTANSNCLSNGDISSIQSDEKENDRFNKQTVIKRLIETDVFLEPEARERVESFTKVCDLETECPDVNSTTICTQYDSKDSSVNSNRSNFNVTNDDRTDRITLSRTDVELELNDQSVSDNGTLNVCLNETVCKSDCADKMVNSTVKSNELINAQSNDNNDVTIIEMARSVHASPVQDILNHEEKQQSMRVENSVMEEQFQSQIKSKSSKCTNGVRNEFCPQTELEICNYKKINKNIGENKSSIANIRESIFESHSMDKEDISNTVRVMCPNKNTENNENSCIDTNFRKPVEDIIDGKYDSNFGEYVNKEAAPCEYDRTLQVSPEVTSKEHDNLYKIIEEKNMYNIAENKYIVQDSELQDNIDGLSLLASVSQHVSHLKPGSDVKCDQIKVKDYATLRYSCYNQITDDEADTNDSSNTVSQMLENPSTDVINRIVGIYPESGLDKVTLRVEVTSDKAESGNGDNDLCKVVSHPEANVNYDVDAVTHNLALIENNVQTTKENTNVILNGETVVLLQKSPNSNLYIINKAAENSKDHNSDEEINRLKEKSWIFPSEECGQFEAVTSLEHTSYNLELIPYSKELSCQESKYSTVRGKGIKVEPEDSNFSDVKSYSKKVPLPTDMLSINSQMYQDVNIMSKPVDKRIPSKSNLAFRQNIKQEFNSIPNHIASNCAIPGCNGIHTHEVDAQHPIHIAATHPNTLPSICGNCAGNGDLCIPYHKHCTSVSCSLQINATTSLHSHGKSSSPCGRSRCSCLNCTYDIVAHCRQCMHPPTDTHVSCIESAPYFLPTHSSVQSPAVQERDRAKSDAVIDKLCDDQLLRKLEKDLLQNSTLEKLDVQCDSEKIFNKDAKIKLPLKKRWKAHAMAYGEMVKSEYELPLSKKEETRSGYHCSSSLVRRDYYKDVHVGGSHPNHTKENTRKIERQFRLANDQSDNTMCQESCLQRSVKTPVQQKEINLSNMNALKRFKIESIEQEGTYKKVNKTQAPLRQRRSSKRNVPKVNYSYTDVDPEWNPSGESKRKRKKTSR; this is translated from the exons ATGTTATTCTTGTATATTTATCGTGATCTTTCTGAG GATCGTGATAGGTCCAGTTATTTAAATAACATGTCGAACTTATTAGCATTCTACATAGATATGGAATTAAAAGCATCTAGGAAGAGCAACGAGGATCATGATAAAATTTATGCCAGACTTACTTCTTGCCTTTATGTTTATCTAG AACATTCCACTGAACATTTATTAGATACTTTGATCAAAGTACAATTTATGTGTCACAATTACCATCATATTTTAGATCCAGTTATAAT gaaaataataaaaaatattcccACGCATCCAGAgtcaagtatcatgtatatacgTTACTTTTTTATTTATTGTTTGTGGAGAAAAATAAACGAAAATGTGGCTGTTAAGAATCAAATAACTGCTGCTGCAATCGCATCTCTGGGGCCATTGCCATCCACGTTCTCGCCGAGTCTAGTAGAAGATGTATTGCCGAAAGTGCCAAAGAGTCAACCAAATTCTACAAAAGCTCTATTGCAGCATAAATTTGATATAAAGAAGCACTGTGAAATGTTTGTAAAATACTGCAGAGAAAGTAACGGATGTGTACGCCAGAAGGACGGACCTGCAACTTCGTCCAGTAGAATTAATTCGGAATTG GCTCAGCAGGAAAATACGGCTAATAAAGATGTAGAACATGTAGATAATAacgtaaattcaattatatcagATGAAACTAAACAGAATgaatctatttctttgctaaaaTCTTTTAAGCCTTCAAATTTGGAAGAGAAAACTAGTTTTAAACCTTTAGAGACATTTTCGAATAATATTTCTACGAAACACGTTAATCCTAAAACAGTTAAATCAAATAAAATTCGCttgcaaaaaaaatgtaaaaagtCCAATGAAATCATTATTATCGATTTGACCAGCGATACTGTACTCACAAAGTGTATAAAAAAAAGGAACTCTAGGAAATTACCGTGGTTGGAAGAAGCGAAAAGGAGGATCGACCTGAAGATAGTGAAAACATCACAGAAGAAGAGGAAGCAGAAGAATGTCAATCACACGCATCCATCGAATACAACTTCACAGAGTGCTAGTCATCAGTCGGAAGATTCGTCTCAATTGGTATCAGCCACTAGGAACATCCGCGAGAAAAATGAATCGAAAGTATGCCGGGCAGTCACCACCATTGAAGAGGGTGAAGATAAAATGGAAATTGACAAGCAGCCGATAACTTGTACAGAGAACCTAAGGAAACCGACCGAAAGTTGCGTTACTGTTACGAAAGTCAATACTAACGAAGTAGATATTAAAGCGTCTACGGTGACCAGTAAAGCGGTTTTAACTGAGATACTCCCACAATCGAATCAAGTATCAAACATTTCGGACACTACTGCGAATAGTAATTGTTTAAGTAATGGGGATATTTCGAGTATACAGAGCGATGAAAAGGAGAACGATAGATTTAATAAACAAACTGTGATCAAGCGACTGATAGAGACAGACGTTTTCTTGGAGCCTGAAGCACGCGAAAGAGTTGAAAGTTTTACAAAAGTCTGTGATCTAGAAACAGAATGCCCAGATGTAAATAGTACCACAATATGTACACAATATGATTCCAAAGATAGCTCTGTTAATTCTAATCGTTCTAACTTTAATGTAACTAACGATGATAGAACTGACAGAATAACGTTGTCGAGAACGGACGTGGAGCTCGAACTAAATGATCAGAGCGTCTCGGACAACGGGACATTAAATGTTTGTTTGAATGAAACAGTTTGTAAATCTGACTGCGCTGACAAGAtggttaattctacagttaaaTCCAATGAATTAATTAACGCGCAAAGTAACGATAACAATGATGTGACTATTATTGAAATGGCAAGGAGCGTGCACGCGTCTCCTGTTCAGGATATATTGAATCACGAAGAGAAGCAACAATCAATGCGCGTCGAAAATTCAGTAATGGAAGAGCAGTTTCAATCGCAAATAAAGTCGAAATCATCAAAATGTACAAACGGAGTGAGAAACGAATTCTGCCCGCAGACAGAATTGGAGATTTGTAATTACAAGAAGATAAACAAGAATATAGGAGAAAATAAATCAAGCATCGCTAATATTAGagaatctattttcgaatctcaTTCTATGGATAAGGAAGATATTTCTAATACTGTTCGTGTAATGTGCCCGAATAAAAATACTGAGAATAACGAAAATTCTTGTATCGATACGAATTTTAGAAAGCCTGTAGAAGATATAATAGACGGCAAATACGATAGTAATTTCGGCGAGTACGTTAATAAGGAAGCTGCTCCCTGTGAATATGACAGAACGTTACAAGTGTCGCCGGAAGTAACATCGAAGGAGCATGATAATTTATACAAAATAATAGAGGAAAAGAACATGTACAATATTGCGGAAAATAAATATATAGTTCAAGATTCCGAGTTACAAGACAATATCGATGGTCTGTCGTTGTTAGCTAGCGTTTCACAGCACGTGTCTCATTTGAAGCCCGGGTCGGACGTGAAATGTGACCAAATAAAGGTGAAAGATTATGCAACTCTGAGGTATTCTTGTTACAATCAAATTACCGACGACGAAGCAGATACCAATGATTCGTCGAACACCGTTTCTCAGATGCTTGAGAATCCATCCACGGACGTAATCAACAGAATTGTTGGCATCTATCCCGAAAGCGGGTTAGATAAAGTGACGCTACGCGTGGAAGTAACATCTGACAAAGCAGAGAGTGGAAACGGCGATAACGATTTGTGCAAAGTAGTTTCCCATCCGGAGGCGAACGTAAATTACGACGTAGACGCGGTGACACACAATTTGGCTCTCATAGAGAATAACGTGCAGACCACGAAGGAGAACACGAATGTGATACTCAATGGCGAAACCGTGGTTTTATTGCAAAAGTCTCCAAACAGTAATTTGTACATCATAAATAAGGCGGCCGAGAACTCGAAGGATCATAACAGCGATGAAGAGATCAACAGGTTAAAAGAGAAGAGTTGGATATTTCCATCCGAGGAGTGTGGACAGTTCGAAGCCGTAACTTCCTTGGAACACACATCGTATAATTTGGAATTAATACCGTACAGTAAAGAATTATCGTGTCAAGAGAGTAAATACTCTACGGTGCGCGGTAAAGGAATCAAGGTAGAACCCGAGGACAGCAATTTCTCAGACGTGAAATCGTATTCGAAGAAAGTACCCTTGCCAACTGATATGCTCTCTATTAATTCGCAGATGTACCAGGATGTGAACATAATGAGCAAGCCGGTGGACAAGAGGATACCGTCGAAGTCGAATCTGGCGTTTCGACAGAACATCAAACAAGAGTTTAACAGTATCCCAAATCACATCGCCTCGAACTGCGCGATTCCGGGATGCAATGGGATACACACGCACGAAGTTGACGCTCAACATCCCATACACATTGCCGCGACGCATCCCAACACCTTGCCATCGATTTGCGGAAATTGTGCTGGCAACGGGGACCTGTGCATACCATATCATAAGCATTGCACGTCAGTGTCGTGCAGTTTGCAAATAAACGCCACCACTTCCCTACATTCCCACGGGAAGTCGAGCAGCCCGTGCGGTAGATCGCGTTGCTCGTGTTTAAACTGCACCTACGATATCGTCGCGCACTGCAGACAGTGCATGCATCCGCCTACAGATACCCACGTGTCTTGCATCGAAAGTGCTCCGTATTTTTTGCCAACGCATTCGTCAGTACAAAGCCCCGCCGTCCAGGAGCGTGACAGAGCGAAGAGCGACGCCGTCATCGACAAATTATGCGACGATCAATTATTGCGTAAGTTAGAAAAGGACCTCTTGCAGAACAGCACGTTGGAGAAGCTCGACGTGCAGTGCGACTCGGAGAAGATATTCAATAAGGACGCGAAGATCAAGTTGCCCTTGAAAAAGAGGTGGAAAGCGCACGCCATGGCGTACGGCGAGATGGTGAAGTCCGAATACGAACTACCCCTCTCGAAGAAAGAGGAAACACGCAGCGGGTATCATTGCAGTTCCAGTTTGGTGAGAAGAGATTACTATAAGGACGTGCACGTTGGCGGCTCTCATCCGAATCACACgaaggagaatacgaggaagaTTGAGCGTCAATTTCGATTAGCGAACGATCAGTCCGATAATACAATGTGCCAAGAGTCTTGTCTTCAGAGGTCGGTTAAAACGCCCGTGCAACAGAAGGAGATCAATTTATCGAACATGAACGCGTTAAAGCGTTTCAAGATAGAATCAATAGAGCAGGAAGGAACGTACAAAAAGGTAAATAAAACACAAGCGCCTTTACGACAAAGGAGAAGCTCAAAAAGAAACGTTCCTAAAGTAAATTATTCTTACACCGATGTCGATCCAGAATGGAATCCGTCCGGTGAGTCAAAACGTAAACGCAAAAAGACTAGTCGATGA